Proteins from a genomic interval of Danio rerio strain Tuebingen ecotype United States chromosome 4, GRCz12tu, whole genome shotgun sequence:
- the LOC141381671 gene encoding uncharacterized protein — translation MAFIKEESEDVKIEETFTVKQEDLQEQTDLIEENEGSKEEEHHVKIEEKTHLHTDDILKKRDENRFTCTQCGRNLGRKDNLKIHMMIHTGEKPFTCTQCGKSFNRSSSLNHHMMIHAREKPFTCTQCGKSFRHSLFLKHHMMIHIGEKPFTCTQCGKSFSQSSSLNRHMRIHTGEKPFTCTRCGKSFSHSSNFNRHMRIHTGEKPFTCTQCGKSFSQSSSLNKHMRIHTGEKPFTCTQCGKSFSQSSNLNLHMMIHTGEKPFTCTQCGKSFSCSSYLNHHMRIHTGEKLFSCTQCGKSFSRSLSLKEHMRIHTGEKPFTCTQCGKSFSQSSSLNHHMWTHTGEKPFTCTQCGKCFSQSSNFNRHMRIHTGEKPFTCT, via the exons atggcgtttattaaagaggagagtgaagatgtgaagattgaagaaacattcacagtcaaacaggaagacctgcaggaacaaacag atctaattgaagagaatgaggggagtaaagaggaggaacatcatgtcaaaattgaggaaaaaactcatttacacactgatgatattttgaaaaaaagagacgaaaatcgtttcacctgcactcaatgTGGAAGGAATTTGGGAAGAAAAGacaatcttaagattcacatgatgatccacactggagagaaaccatttacatgcactcagtgtgggaagagtttcaaccgatcatcatcccttaatcaccacatgatgatccacgctcgagagaaaccattcacctgcactcagtgtgggaagagtttcagacactcattatttcttaaacaccacatgatgatccacattggagagaaaccattcacatgcactcagtgtgggaagagtttcagccaatcatcatcccttaatcgccacatgaggatccacactggagagaaacctttcacatgcactcggtgtgggaaaagtttcagcCATTCATCAAACTTTaaccgacacatgaggatccacactggagagaaaccattcacatgcactcagtgtgggaagagtttcagccaatcatcatcccttaataaacacatgaggatccacactggagagaaacctttcacatgcactcagtgtgggaagagtttcagccaatcatcaaaccttaatctacacatgatgatccacactggagagaaaccattcacatgcactcagtgtgggaagagtttcagttgCTCATCttaccttaatcaccacatgaggatccatactggagagaaactattctcatgcactcagtgtgggaagagtttcagtcgCTCATTATCTCTTAaagaacacatgaggatccacactggagagaaacccttcacatgcactcagtgtgggaagagtttcagccaatcatcatcccttaatcaccacatgtggacccacactggggagaaaccattcacttgcactcagtgtgggaagtgtttcagccaatcatcaaactttaaccgacacatgaggatccacactggagagaaaccattcacttgcacctAA